A stretch of Deinococcus aerius DNA encodes these proteins:
- a CDS encoding glycoside hydrolase family 125 protein — protein sequence MRGALEGLVREVRRLLPDQPDVAGVFAGCLPHTLETTITRRPDGTTFVITGDIPAMWLRDSAAQVWPYVELAAHDPELREMIAGLIRAQARCILLDPYANAFNAEPRGPGHEDEPPAHPLVWERKFEIDSLCYPIRLAHAYWRATGDTAPLHGEFREAARLILATLRCEQRHAECSPYHFWRPNPVLPTDNLPSGGLGNPVGHTGMVWSAFRPSDDACTYNYNLPGNMMACVELAHLARVAGEVWGDEDTEREAFALQGDIEAGIETFGVVNHPEFGRMYAYETDGLGRHLLMDDANVPSLLSIPYLGYRPAHDPTYRNTRRFVLSPANPSFFSGTHASGVGSPHTPAGYIWPIALAIQGLTATDPDERARLVRTLTETTAGTGLMHESFDPDDPATFTRPWFGWANSLYAELVLRHVALTQTPAVRG from the coding sequence GTGAGGGGGGCGCTCGAAGGGCTCGTCCGGGAGGTCCGGCGCCTGCTGCCCGATCAGCCCGACGTGGCGGGGGTCTTCGCGGGCTGCCTGCCCCATACGCTGGAGACCACGATCACGCGGCGGCCCGACGGCACCACCTTCGTCATCACGGGCGATATTCCGGCGATGTGGCTGCGGGACAGCGCGGCGCAGGTGTGGCCCTACGTGGAGCTGGCGGCGCACGACCCCGAGCTGCGGGAGATGATCGCGGGGCTGATCCGGGCGCAGGCCCGCTGCATTCTGCTCGACCCCTACGCCAACGCCTTCAACGCCGAGCCGCGCGGCCCGGGCCACGAGGACGAGCCCCCCGCCCACCCGCTCGTCTGGGAGCGCAAGTTCGAGATCGACTCGCTGTGCTACCCGATCCGGCTCGCGCACGCCTACTGGCGGGCGACGGGGGACACGGCCCCCCTGCACGGCGAGTTCCGGGAGGCCGCCCGCCTGATCCTCGCCACCCTGCGGTGCGAGCAGCGCCACGCCGAGTGCAGCCCCTACCACTTCTGGCGCCCGAACCCCGTGCTGCCCACCGACAACCTGCCCAGCGGCGGGCTCGGGAACCCGGTCGGCCACACCGGCATGGTCTGGTCCGCCTTCCGCCCCAGCGACGACGCCTGCACCTACAACTACAACCTGCCCGGTAACATGATGGCCTGCGTGGAACTTGCCCACCTGGCGCGGGTGGCGGGGGAGGTCTGGGGCGACGAGGACACCGAGCGTGAAGCCTTTGCCCTGCAGGGCGACATCGAGGCGGGGATCGAGACGTTCGGCGTGGTGAACCACCCCGAGTTCGGGCGGATGTACGCCTACGAGACGGACGGCCTGGGCCGCCACCTCCTGATGGACGACGCGAACGTGCCCAGCCTGCTCTCGATTCCCTACCTGGGCTACCGCCCGGCCCACGACCCCACGTACCGGAACACGCGCCGCTTCGTGCTGAGCCCGGCCAACCCGTCCTTCTTCTCGGGCACGCACGCGAGCGGGGTGGGCAGTCCGCACACCCCCGCCGGATATATCTGGCCCATCGCGCTCGCCATCCAGGGATTGACCGCGACCGACCCGGACGAGCGGGCCCGCCTCGTGCGGACGCTGACGGAGACGACCGCGGGTACAGGGCTGATGCACGAGTCCTTCGACCCGGACGATCCGGCGACCTTCACCCGCCCGTGGTTCGGCTGGGCGAACAGCCTGTACGCGGAACTCGTGCTGCGCCACGTCGCCCTGACCCAGACCCCGGCGGTGAGGGGCTGA
- a CDS encoding carbohydrate ABC transporter permease yields MLRRRVRPLGVLSDVLFYGMLILVAVIMAMPFYWMLVTSLKPNADIFRDPIQWWPQTVTFEHYVKAFTTVPFGRYFYNSFVMATLGVLANLFLGSLAGYAFARLRFPGREALFRMKLASLLVPGIITLIPSFIILRTFPLAGGNDLLGRGGYGLLNSYWAVVLPGAAGAFAVFFMRQFFRTLPDDLVDAARVDGASEFLIFWRIYLPLCRPALATLGIFTFQAGWNLFLWPLIVFNDPNMATVQMGLQSFSFNHNTDYGPLMAASVVVSLPVLLVFVFAQRYFTQSIAFTGTK; encoded by the coding sequence ATGCTGCGAAGACGGGTCAGGCCCCTCGGCGTTCTGAGCGACGTGCTGTTCTACGGGATGCTCATCCTCGTCGCGGTCATCATGGCGATGCCCTTCTACTGGATGCTCGTCACGTCCCTCAAGCCCAACGCGGACATCTTCCGCGACCCGATCCAGTGGTGGCCGCAGACGGTCACCTTCGAGCATTACGTCAAGGCGTTCACAACGGTCCCCTTCGGGCGGTACTTCTACAACTCGTTCGTGATGGCGACGCTCGGCGTCCTCGCCAACCTCTTCCTGGGGTCGCTCGCGGGCTACGCCTTCGCCCGGCTGCGCTTTCCGGGGCGGGAGGCGCTGTTCCGCATGAAGCTCGCCTCGCTCCTCGTGCCGGGGATCATCACGCTGATTCCCAGCTTCATCATTCTGCGGACCTTTCCGCTCGCGGGCGGCAACGACCTGCTGGGGCGGGGAGGCTACGGCCTGCTGAACTCCTACTGGGCGGTGGTCCTGCCGGGGGCGGCGGGGGCCTTCGCGGTGTTCTTCATGCGGCAGTTCTTCCGCACCCTGCCCGACGACCTCGTGGACGCGGCGCGGGTGGACGGGGCCTCGGAGTTCCTGATCTTCTGGCGCATCTACCTGCCGCTGTGCCGCCCCGCGCTGGCGACGCTGGGCATCTTCACCTTCCAGGCGGGGTGGAACCTCTTCCTGTGGCCGCTGATCGTGTTCAATGATCCGAATATGGCGACCGTTCAGATGGGGCTCCAGTCCTTCAGCTTCAACCACAACACCGACTACGGGCCGCTGATGGCCGCCTCGGTCGTCGTGTCGCTGCCGGTGTTGCTCGTCTTTGTCTTCGCGCAGCGGTACTTCACCCAGTCCATCGCCTTTACGGGGACGAAGTGA
- a CDS encoding MBL fold metallo-hydrolase, giving the protein MPAPLQLSEHVYALPLEATLMGSPTTIFPALILGGARGATLVDTGIPGMQDALRDALGALGLGWGDVRRIIVTHHDLDHIGSLPAVVAATGAEVLALDAEVPYVQGDRPGQKQPTPQMLASMPPEMVAVFANPPRAAVTRPLHDGEVLDLAGGVRVVATPGHTVGHLSLFVVQDGVLISGDALTSSGGQLHGPMERATPDMGQARESVRKLAGLPVTAVLTYHGGPVREDAAGQLARVAGEGRGAGTTAP; this is encoded by the coding sequence ATGCCCGCGCCCCTGCAACTCAGCGAACACGTCTACGCCCTGCCCCTCGAGGCGACGTTGATGGGCAGCCCCACCACGATCTTCCCCGCCCTGATCCTCGGCGGGGCGAGGGGCGCCACGCTGGTGGACACCGGCATCCCCGGCATGCAGGACGCCCTCCGCGACGCGCTGGGGGCCCTGGGGCTGGGCTGGGGGGACGTGCGGCGGATCATCGTGACCCACCACGACCTCGACCATATTGGGTCGCTGCCCGCGGTGGTGGCCGCCACCGGCGCCGAGGTGCTGGCGCTGGACGCCGAGGTGCCCTATGTCCAGGGCGACCGGCCCGGCCAGAAGCAGCCCACGCCGCAGATGCTCGCCAGCATGCCGCCCGAGATGGTGGCCGTCTTTGCCAACCCGCCCCGGGCCGCCGTGACCCGCCCGCTGCACGACGGCGAGGTGCTGGACCTGGCGGGCGGCGTGCGGGTGGTGGCGACCCCGGGGCATACGGTGGGCCACCTCAGCCTCTTCGTGGTGCAAGACGGGGTGCTGATCTCCGGCGACGCCCTGACGAGCAGCGGGGGCCAGCTTCACGGCCCGATGGAGCGGGCGACCCCCGACATGGGGCAGGCGCGGGAAAGCGTGCGGAAGCTCGCCGGGCTCCCCGTCACCGCCGTGCTGACCTACCACGGCGGCCCCGTGCGGGAGGACGCGGCGGGGCAACTGGCGCGGGTGGCGGGGGAGGGCCGTGGAGCGGGCACCACCGCCCCGTGA